The genomic region CATGCTCGGCCGGCCGCATCGAATGGTTGATCCACTCATAGTCGACCGCGTAGACGTCCTGCAGGCTGCCGAACGGCCGCACGTCGTTGACCGATTTGGCGCGCTGGTACACCAGTGCCCGTTGCTGGCGCGAGAACGGTACCTCGGCGGTGTCGGCCTCGATGAAATATTGGCGCATCTCCGGCCCGATCGACTCCAGTCCATAACGGAAGTGGGCCAGGATCGGGTAGTTGCGGCGCAGCGTACTGGCCTTCTGCAGCAGGTCCCAGGTCCCGAGCACGGCCAGCAGCCCGAACACCAACGCCGCCCAGATCCCCGCCTCGTGCCAGCGCCAGCCGATCAGCGACAGGACAAACAGCACCAGACTGAGGATGTAGACGGAATAGCGGGACATGTGATGGCGGCTCCTTGCGTTGCAGTGCGCAGAGGATACCCCTTCACGGAAACATGCTAGTCGTCGGACTCCTCGCCAGACTCCGTTACCGGCGATGCATCGGCATCCTGCAGGATCGCATCCGGCTTCGACATCTCGGGCACCACGGCTGCCGGCATCGAATCGCGCAGAGCCTGCAGGATCCGCTGCCCGCCACGCCCGTCGACAGGCTGCTGCCCGAGTCGCTGCTGCTCGGCCTTGATCGCCGCGCGGCTGGCGGAACCGATGATGCCATCCACCTCGCCGATATCGTGACCACGCGCGATCAGCAACGTCTGCAGCTCACGCCGCTCGACGCGCGACAGGCCCGGATCGTCGGTCGGCCATGGCGTCGCGAACGCGCCCTGGCCGCGCAGCCGGTCGGACAGGTGTGCGATCGCAAGCGCATAGCTTTCCGCCGCGTTGTAGGAATAGATCGCATCGAAATTCTTGAACACCAGGAAAGCCGGCCCGTTGCGTCCGGCGGGGAGCAGCAATGCGGTGGGGGTATCGGCAGCAAGCGCGATCGACTGGCTGTCGACGCGCTTCACTCCGCGTCCGAGCCAATACGAAAGCGGCCGCCGGTTGGTACGTCCTGACACCGAAGTGTCGAAACCATCCGGCAGCTGCACTTCATATCCCCAGGGCTGGCCTGTGCGCCAGCCCGAGCGCTTGAGGTAATTGGCGGTCGAAGCCAGCGCATCGGGGATGCTGTCGACCAGGTCGCGGCGGCCATCGCCATCGAAATCCACCGCGATGCGGCGATAGGTCGACGGCATGAACTGGGTATGCCCGAATGCGCCGGCCCAGGAGCCGACCAGCTTCTCCGGCACCACGTCACCGGCCTGGATGATCTGCAGCGTACTCATCAGCTCGCCGCGGAAGAACGGCTGCCGCCGCCCCATGCACGACAACGTGGTCAGGGACGTCAGCAGCGGTCGCTTGCCGAACACCTTGCCGTAGTCGCTTTCGACACCCCACACCGCGACCACGGTTTCCGGGTCGACCCCGTACGCCGCCTGCACGCGTGCCAGCGTGTCGGCGTGCGTCGACAACATCGTCCGCCCTTCGGTCGCCCGTTCCTCGTCCACCAGACCGGCCATGTAGTCCCAGATCGGCGTGGTGAACTCGGGCTGGCGATTGAGCAGTTCAAGCAGCGATGGATCCGGAACGACGCTGCGGACATGGGCATCGAAAGTGGATGCGGAAATGCCCTTGGCCAGTGCCTGCCCACGCAGGGTCAGGACGCATTGGCCGATGTCGGCGGCTGTGGCGGACAGGGCGTGGCCGGCACAGAGCAGGCCGGCGAGGACTGAGGCAAAGGTCACGGTTCGCATCCGTGCAGGTTATGCGCGGAGGCGTGGATGGAAAGTAACGGCAGGTGACTGGCGAAGCCGCCGTGGTGCCCGGAGCCGGAATCGAACCGGCATGGAGTTGCCTCCGGCAGATTTTAAGTCTGCTGCGTCTACCAGTTTCGCCATCCGGGCGGCGCGCTGGAACGGAACGGCGCCAGCTTACTGCAGGAGCACCATGAACCGCGACGGCTGCTGCAAGGATTCCCGCGGGCAATCACAGCGCACCAAACAAACGGGGCGTTCCTGCTGGAGGAACGCCCCGCGTGTCGTACTGGAGGCCGAGGTCGGAATCGAACCGGCGTACACGGATTTGCAATCCGCTGCATAACCACTCTGCCACCCGGCCGGTGACTGTCGGAAGCTTAACGCCTTTGCGGGCGTTTGCGCATCGACTTGCGCTTTTCGCTTTCCGGAAAAAACAAAACCCCACAAGGGGGTTTTGTCTGCAAGGACCGCCCTTGTCGGGCTGCCCTTCATCGAACTGGAGCGGGAAACGAGGCTCGAACTCGCGACCTCAA from Lysobacter alkalisoli harbors:
- a CDS encoding lytic murein transglycosylase — translated: MRTVTFASVLAGLLCAGHALSATAADIGQCVLTLRGQALAKGISASTFDAHVRSVVPDPSLLELLNRQPEFTTPIWDYMAGLVDEERATEGRTMLSTHADTLARVQAAYGVDPETVVAVWGVESDYGKVFGKRPLLTSLTTLSCMGRRQPFFRGELMSTLQIIQAGDVVPEKLVGSWAGAFGHTQFMPSTYRRIAVDFDGDGRRDLVDSIPDALASTANYLKRSGWRTGQPWGYEVQLPDGFDTSVSGRTNRRPLSYWLGRGVKRVDSQSIALAADTPTALLLPAGRNGPAFLVFKNFDAIYSYNAAESYALAIAHLSDRLRGQGAFATPWPTDDPGLSRVERRELQTLLIARGHDIGEVDGIIGSASRAAIKAEQQRLGQQPVDGRGGQRILQALRDSMPAAVVPEMSKPDAILQDADASPVTESGEESDD